A region of Calderihabitans maritimus DNA encodes the following proteins:
- the rpoZ gene encoding DNA-directed RNA polymerase subunit omega yields MNQPSLDQLMKYVDSKYTLVVVAAKRARMLTAEAKNGEEEVKKPVTIALHEIGEGKIRWERTKTGIK; encoded by the coding sequence ATGAACCAACCGTCTCTTGATCAATTAATGAAATACGTTGACAGTAAGTATACATTGGTAGTGGTGGCAGCAAAAAGGGCAAGGATGCTGACGGCAGAAGCAAAAAATGGGGAAGAGGAAGTGAAGAAGCCGGTGACTATTGCTCTGCATGAAATAGGAGAAGGAAAAATTCGGTGGGAACGGACTAAAACGGGTATCAAATAA
- the coaBC gene encoding bifunctional phosphopantothenoylcysteine decarboxylase/phosphopantothenate--cysteine ligase CoaBC: MLAGKTVVVGITGSIAAYKAAELVSRLRKLHAKVHVAMSKSATRFIQPLTLRTLSQNPVIVDMFEEPAQWNVAHVSVAEKADLIVVAPATANIIAKMANGIADEFILTTILASKCPVVIAPAMNDRMYQHPVVQANMARLKELGYHFVEPETGLLACGSEGKGRLAEVERIIDRIVELLETGRRDLAGKTVLVTAGGTREAIDPVRYLGNRSSGKMGYAIAEAARMRGADVILVTAPTALPLPTGVEVIQVESAREMFEAVLKCFPRVDIVVKAAAVADYSPVRKSSQKIKKTKGALILELTPNPDILLELGRRKEKQILVGFAAETEELLANAERKMKEKNLDMIVANDVTCPETGFGSDFNKVTLVFPDGRTKELPLLPKKQVAMRILDEVVMLPRFSELK; encoded by the coding sequence GTGCTGGCGGGGAAAACAGTAGTAGTAGGAATAACGGGCAGTATAGCTGCTTACAAAGCGGCCGAACTAGTTAGCAGGTTAAGGAAACTACATGCAAAAGTGCACGTGGCCATGAGTAAGTCGGCTACACGGTTTATTCAACCTCTTACTTTACGCACTCTTTCGCAAAATCCCGTGATAGTGGATATGTTCGAAGAGCCCGCTCAGTGGAATGTAGCCCATGTGAGCGTGGCCGAAAAGGCGGATTTAATAGTAGTAGCACCTGCTACGGCTAACATCATTGCTAAAATGGCCAACGGTATTGCGGACGAATTTATCTTAACTACCATTTTAGCCAGTAAATGTCCCGTGGTTATAGCACCGGCCATGAACGACAGAATGTACCAGCACCCGGTGGTTCAAGCCAATATGGCAAGATTGAAAGAGTTAGGATATCATTTTGTGGAGCCGGAAACAGGACTCCTTGCATGTGGTTCGGAAGGTAAAGGTCGCCTGGCAGAAGTAGAGCGAATAATTGATCGGATAGTGGAACTTCTGGAAACCGGTCGGCGTGACTTGGCGGGTAAAACTGTGCTGGTGACAGCAGGCGGTACCCGCGAGGCCATTGACCCGGTCCGCTATTTGGGGAACCGTAGTTCGGGCAAAATGGGCTACGCCATAGCCGAAGCAGCCCGGATGCGGGGTGCTGATGTAATTTTGGTTACTGCTCCTACGGCTTTACCTTTGCCAACAGGAGTAGAGGTCATTCAAGTGGAAAGCGCTAGGGAAATGTTTGAGGCAGTATTAAAGTGTTTCCCGCGGGTAGATATTGTAGTTAAAGCTGCAGCGGTGGCCGATTATTCTCCGGTTCGCAAATCTTCCCAAAAGATCAAAAAAACTAAGGGAGCCCTAATTCTGGAGCTTACTCCAAATCCGGATATTTTGTTAGAACTGGGACGTCGCAAGGAAAAACAGATACTGGTAGGGTTTGCTGCGGAGACAGAAGAACTTTTGGCCAACGCGGAACGTAAAATGAAGGAAAAGAATTTGGATATGATTGTAGCCAATGATGTTACCTGTCCGGAAACCGGATTTGGAAGTGACTTTAACAAGGTTACGCTGGTATTTCCCGACGGGAGGACTAAAGAATTGCCCCTGCTACCCAAAAAGCAGGTGGCTATGCGTATTTTAGACGAGGTTGTAATGTTACCGCGATTTTCTGAATTAAAATAA
- the metK gene encoding methionine adenosyltransferase gives MARKLFTSESVTEGHPDKIADQISDAILDAILAKDPMARVACETSITTGLVLVAGEITTECYVDIPKIVRETIREIGYTRAKFGFDADTCAVLTSIDEQSPDIAMGVDRAYEVREREMSDEELDAIGAGDQGMMFGYATNETPELMPMPIALAHKLTRRLAEVRKSREIPYIRPDGKAQVTVEYEDGKPVRVDTIVVSTQHRPDVDLETIKQDIIEKVIEKVIPLEMLDGDTRYFINPTGRFVIGGPQGDAGLTGRKIMVDTYGGMARHGGGAFSGKDPTKVDRSAAYAARYVAKNIVAAGLADRCEVQLAYAIGVARPVSIMVETFGTGKVSEDLLVQLIRKHFDLRPAAIIRDLDLRRPIYRQVAAYGHFGRPDLDLPWEKTDKAELLHHEAGL, from the coding sequence GTGGCAAGAAAATTGTTTACCTCGGAATCGGTAACGGAAGGTCATCCGGATAAAATTGCGGATCAGATTTCGGACGCAATTTTGGATGCCATCTTAGCCAAGGACCCTATGGCCAGGGTTGCCTGCGAAACATCCATTACCACCGGCTTGGTACTGGTAGCAGGGGAGATCACTACTGAATGTTATGTGGACATTCCTAAAATTGTTAGGGAGACTATCCGGGAGATAGGTTACACTCGTGCCAAGTTCGGTTTTGATGCCGACACCTGTGCCGTACTGACCTCCATAGATGAACAGTCACCCGATATCGCTATGGGCGTAGATAGAGCTTACGAGGTAAGAGAGAGAGAAATGTCGGACGAGGAGCTGGACGCTATAGGTGCGGGAGACCAGGGAATGATGTTTGGCTATGCTACCAACGAGACACCGGAATTAATGCCTATGCCCATCGCTCTCGCCCATAAGCTTACCCGGAGATTGGCGGAAGTACGGAAAAGCAGGGAGATTCCGTATATCCGTCCGGATGGGAAAGCTCAGGTAACGGTAGAATACGAAGACGGTAAACCGGTGCGGGTTGATACTATTGTTGTCTCGACCCAACATCGCCCGGATGTAGATCTGGAGACTATTAAACAAGATATAATAGAGAAAGTAATTGAAAAAGTGATTCCGCTGGAAATGTTGGATGGAGATACCCGTTATTTCATCAACCCCACCGGTAGATTTGTTATCGGGGGACCTCAAGGGGATGCAGGGTTAACCGGCCGTAAAATAATGGTAGATACATACGGAGGAATGGCCCGTCACGGTGGAGGGGCTTTTTCCGGCAAAGATCCTACCAAAGTGGACCGTTCTGCTGCATATGCGGCTCGTTATGTGGCCAAGAATATCGTGGCTGCCGGTTTGGCTGACCGCTGCGAGGTTCAGCTGGCCTATGCAATCGGGGTAGCACGACCAGTTTCCATTATGGTGGAGACTTTTGGTACCGGAAAGGTGAGCGAAGACCTGTTGGTTCAACTAATCCGTAAACATTTTGATTTACGTCCGGCAGCAATTATCAGAGATTTAGACTTAAGACGTCCTATATACAGGCAGGTGGCCGCTTACGGGCATTTTGGGCGACCAGATTTAGACCTTCCCTGGGAAAAAACCGATAAGGCTGAACTTCTTCATCACGAGGCGGGACTGTAG
- a CDS encoding ABC transporter ATP-binding protein translates to MAAVVEARELVKKYKNFMAVKGISFSINRGECFGFLGPNGAGKTTTVAMIYCFLPVTAGELKVLGKDVKTDYRQIKSRLGVVWQENNLDPELTVFENLVVYASYFGISTPEAQKRAEELLNYFDLADKRNVTVDNLSGGMKRRLAIARGLINRPDLLILDEPTTGLDPEARRLIWQRLLELKEQGMTLILTTHYLEEASQLCDRLVIMDQGRILEEGKPADLVEKHIGRHVIELRVPTAEQSKILQLLQEYVQGYTAIGEMLFLYPGKKAAETLTALDRLAGAIYYRLQRPANLEDVFLKLTGRGLKNDQKHLS, encoded by the coding sequence ATGGCAGCAGTAGTGGAAGCTAGGGAACTGGTCAAAAAATATAAGAATTTCATGGCCGTCAAAGGGATAAGTTTTTCTATTAATCGGGGCGAATGCTTTGGTTTTTTAGGGCCGAACGGGGCAGGTAAGACCACCACTGTGGCAATGATTTACTGCTTTTTGCCGGTTACTGCGGGAGAATTGAAGGTACTAGGAAAGGATGTTAAGACCGATTACCGGCAAATTAAGTCTCGGTTGGGGGTAGTATGGCAGGAAAACAATCTAGATCCGGAACTAACCGTTTTTGAAAATTTAGTTGTTTATGCTAGTTATTTCGGCATTTCTACCCCAGAGGCCCAAAAGAGAGCTGAAGAATTGCTGAATTACTTCGATTTGGCCGATAAGCGGAATGTGACGGTAGATAATCTTTCAGGAGGGATGAAACGCCGACTGGCCATTGCTAGGGGACTTATTAACCGCCCCGATCTTCTTATTCTGGACGAGCCTACTACCGGGCTTGATCCGGAAGCCAGGCGCTTAATTTGGCAGCGATTGCTGGAACTGAAGGAGCAGGGAATGACTCTGATTCTTACTACCCACTATCTTGAAGAGGCGAGTCAGCTTTGTGATCGGTTGGTTATCATGGACCAGGGGAGGATTTTGGAGGAAGGCAAACCTGCAGACCTGGTGGAAAAACATATCGGCCGACATGTAATTGAATTGAGGGTGCCCACTGCGGAGCAAAGCAAAATATTACAATTATTGCAGGAATACGTACAGGGCTATACAGCAATTGGCGAGATGCTTTTTCTTTATCCCGGAAAAAAAGCAGCCGAGACGCTGACAGCTTTAGACAGGTTGGCCGGGGCAATCTATTATCGTTTACAACGACCGGCCAATTTGGAAGACGTATTTCTCAAACTGACGGGAAGGGGACTCAAAAATGACCAGAAACATCTTTCCTGA
- a CDS encoding ABC transporter permease: protein MTRNIFPDLTHRTWLVLRRNLLVFKKTWVTNIAFNFIEPLLYLIAMGYGLGSFVPEIQGMSYIEFIAPGLIASSAMWASAAECTYDSFSRMHYRKVYHAIIATPLTVDEVVAGEILYGTFKSVLYGTVILLVISLLGLVKSPWALLVPGVLILCGLVFAELGMLWTGLVPNIDTFSYFFTLIITPMFLFSGVFFPIDGMPAPLKILAWFTPLYHIVELIRSLVAGTVNLSLLYNTIWLIAFIILFFNLPIHFMRRRLVK, encoded by the coding sequence ATGACCAGAAACATCTTTCCTGATCTGACTCATCGTACCTGGCTAGTATTACGGCGCAATCTCTTAGTTTTTAAGAAAACCTGGGTGACTAACATTGCTTTCAACTTCATTGAACCCTTACTGTATCTTATAGCTATGGGCTATGGTCTGGGATCTTTCGTACCTGAAATACAGGGGATGAGCTACATTGAGTTTATTGCTCCCGGACTCATTGCTTCCTCTGCCATGTGGGCTTCGGCTGCTGAATGTACTTACGATTCTTTTTCCCGGATGCATTATCGTAAAGTATATCACGCTATCATTGCCACTCCCCTGACCGTGGATGAGGTGGTGGCCGGTGAAATCCTTTACGGGACTTTTAAGAGCGTATTGTATGGAACAGTTATCCTGCTGGTGATAAGTTTGTTAGGGTTGGTCAAGTCTCCTTGGGCCTTACTGGTACCTGGAGTGTTAATCCTATGCGGTTTGGTTTTTGCGGAACTGGGGATGTTGTGGACGGGACTGGTTCCCAACATCGACACTTTTTCCTATTTTTTTACCTTGATTATTACTCCCATGTTCCTGTTTTCAGGAGTCTTTTTCCCTATAGACGGCATGCCGGCTCCGCTTAAAATACTGGCATGGTTTACTCCTTTGTATCATATAGTGGAGCTTATTCGTTCCCTGGTTGCAGGAACGGTCAATCTGTCTTTGCTATATAATACCATCTGGCTCATCGCTTTCATCATACTTTTCTTTAACTTACCTATTCATTTCATGCGGCGACGCTTGGTGAAGTAA
- a CDS encoding MFS transporter → MNPGLYFTYFGVAGVIANLTAGYLSDHLGRSRVVWPALILMSVGTAVLRFLPVSPLIIIISSSLAGLGFAGGLITLMAWIAEG, encoded by the coding sequence ATTAATCCGGGCCTTTATTTTACTTACTTTGGTGTGGCCGGGGTCATAGCCAACCTTACCGCCGGGTACTTATCCGACCACCTTGGCCGCTCCCGGGTGGTTTGGCCGGCCTTGATTTTAATGAGTGTAGGCACCGCTGTGCTTCGCTTCCTGCCCGTTTCACCATTAATCATTATCATCAGCAGCAGCCTGGCTGGTTTGGGGTTTGCCGGGGGGCTTATTACCCTAATGGCGTGGATAGCTGAGGGGTGA
- a CDS encoding HPP family protein: MKKFLEKMRGRQKSPERESAYEILWSWIGSFLGISAVGFISQKWLEPRDLTLIIGSFGASAVLIYAAIKSPLAQPRNLMLGHIISALVGVTCYKLVSVPWLSAALAVSLAIVAMHLTKSLHPPGGATALIAVIGGPKIHALGYLYVIIPVGLGALTMLCIALICNNLAEKRRYPEFWY, translated from the coding sequence ATGAAGAAATTCCTGGAGAAGATGCGTGGCCGGCAGAAGTCGCCGGAAAGGGAGAGCGCTTACGAGATTTTATGGTCGTGGATAGGGAGTTTTTTGGGTATCTCGGCAGTAGGTTTTATTTCCCAGAAGTGGTTGGAGCCAAGGGATTTAACCCTTATAATTGGTTCCTTCGGTGCGTCGGCGGTTCTGATTTATGCTGCCATAAAAAGTCCTCTCGCCCAGCCAAGGAATCTGATGCTCGGGCATATAATTTCCGCCTTGGTAGGCGTTACCTGTTATAAACTGGTTTCTGTTCCTTGGCTTTCCGCTGCCCTTGCCGTTTCTCTAGCCATCGTAGCCATGCATTTAACCAAGTCTCTCCACCCTCCAGGCGGGGCTACTGCTCTTATTGCGGTTATTGGAGGGCCCAAGATACATGCTTTGGGCTATCTTTACGTAATCATCCCGGTTGGGCTGGGAGCCTTGACCATGCTCTGTATTGCCCTTATCTGCAATAATTTGGCCGAGAAAAGACGTTATCCGGAATTTTGGTACTAA
- the gvpA gene encoding gas vesicle structural protein GvpA — translation MSVQKNLDVSSLAEVIDRILDKGIVIDLWVRISLVGIDLIGIEARIVIASVETFLLYAEAVGLLPSQKATATAV, via the coding sequence ATGTCCGTACAGAAGAACCTGGATGTATCCAGTCTGGCGGAAGTGATCGACCGCATACTGGACAAAGGGATAGTAATCGATCTCTGGGTGAGGATCTCGCTTGTAGGCATTGACCTGATCGGTATTGAAGCCAGAATAGTCATCGCCAGCGTCGAAACGTTCCTGCTCTATGCAGAAGCGGTCGGACTGCTTCCGAGCCAAAAAGCAACTGCAACTGCGGTCTAA
- the gvpA gene encoding gas vesicle structural protein GvpA, translated as MSVQKNLDVSSLAEVIDRILDKGIVIDLWARISLVGIDLIGIEARIVIASVETFLLYAEAVGLLPSQEATATAV; from the coding sequence ATGTCCGTACAGAAGAACCTGGATGTATCTAGCCTGGCGGAAGTGATCGACCGCATACTGGACAAAGGCATAGTAATCGATCTCTGGGCGAGGATTTCGCTGGTGGGCATTGACCTGATCGGCATTGAAGCCAGAATAGTCATTGCCAGCGTCGAAACGTTCCTGCTCTATGCAGAAGCGGTCGGACTGCTTCCGAGCCAAGAAGCAACTGCAACTGCAGTATAA
- the gvpO gene encoding gas vesicle protein GvpO encodes MSIEQVMDIVTDFFTHTVKKPVKEVVGACKDEDGWTVDIEVFEEIEYNRRHGRNELLGVYRVQLNEDREIVCYQRTELRERGKLAGTPQTEPN; translated from the coding sequence ATGAGTATAGAACAGGTAATGGATATTGTAACCGATTTTTTTACCCATACAGTAAAAAAGCCAGTAAAGGAAGTTGTTGGCGCGTGTAAAGACGAGGATGGCTGGACAGTAGACATTGAAGTGTTCGAAGAAATCGAATATAACCGCCGGCACGGGCGTAACGAACTGCTGGGCGTTTATCGGGTTCAGCTTAATGAAGATCGGGAGATAGTATGCTACCAGCGGACCGAGCTGCGAGAAAGAGGCAAACTGGCAGGTACTCCCCAAACAGAACCCAATTAA
- the gvpN gene encoding gas vesicle protein GvpN: MSSNVKVQPQGGFVETPYIKDLVTRALAYLQAGFAVHFCGPAGTGKTTLALHVAQKLGRPVALTYGNSDFNPTDLIGGIYGYKERKVIDNFIHSVLKTEEEMTFRWTDAALTEACRKGYTLVYDEFTRSRPETNNVLLGVLEEKLLQLPPVKIGDTWLKVHPDFRAIFTSNPEEYAGVYRSQDALRDRMITINLDHFDEETEIAVTAAKSGLPLEDARRVVKIVRDYRTKKEYEYVPTVRASIAIAKVTRLQGLKPNNSDPFFRQICLDILTSQSNRAVTN, encoded by the coding sequence ATGAGTTCGAACGTTAAAGTTCAGCCGCAGGGAGGTTTTGTCGAAACCCCGTATATTAAAGACCTAGTCACCCGTGCCCTTGCCTATTTACAGGCCGGGTTTGCCGTTCATTTCTGTGGGCCCGCCGGCACCGGGAAGACTACGCTGGCCCTACACGTCGCCCAAAAACTGGGGCGCCCGGTGGCGCTGACCTACGGCAACAGCGATTTTAACCCTACAGACCTGATTGGAGGAATCTACGGTTACAAAGAGCGTAAGGTGATTGACAATTTTATCCATTCGGTATTAAAGACTGAGGAAGAAATGACTTTTCGCTGGACCGATGCTGCCCTTACCGAGGCCTGTCGGAAAGGTTATACCCTGGTCTATGATGAATTTACCAGGTCCAGGCCGGAAACCAACAATGTCTTGCTGGGAGTCCTGGAGGAGAAATTATTGCAATTACCGCCGGTCAAAATAGGTGATACATGGCTCAAGGTGCATCCCGACTTCCGGGCCATCTTTACCAGCAACCCGGAAGAATATGCCGGAGTATACAGGAGTCAGGACGCCCTGCGAGACCGGATGATTACCATTAATTTGGATCACTTTGATGAAGAAACCGAAATTGCAGTTACTGCTGCCAAGTCCGGTTTGCCGCTAGAAGATGCAAGGCGGGTGGTTAAAATTGTGCGAGATTATCGTACCAAAAAGGAGTATGAATATGTCCCAACGGTACGTGCTAGTATTGCCATTGCAAAAGTTACTAGACTTCAAGGTTTAAAGCCAAACAACAGTGACCCTTTTTTTAGGCAAATCTGTCTGGATATATTGACCTCACAAAGTAACCGCGCCGTGACAAATTAA
- a CDS encoding Hsp20/alpha crystallin family protein, which translates to MHKKKEGSEDISINLGFGDLFKGLGNLIDLIKQMEAEGKSEISHTGEIGGLDKERGLRGLYGINIRLGQAGTAKVKPFGNISKDDKGLVIREIVEPSVDIFEENDAVLVIVEVPGVKEEDFHLKVDGDILVISAQGSYRHYRKEMLLPVPVDQNGITTAFKNGVVEIRLPKKTADSGEREE; encoded by the coding sequence GTGCACAAGAAAAAAGAAGGATCGGAAGACATCAGCATTAACCTGGGGTTCGGCGACTTATTTAAGGGTCTGGGGAATTTGATCGACCTGATTAAACAAATGGAGGCGGAAGGGAAGTCGGAGATTTCTCATACGGGGGAAATTGGTGGACTTGACAAGGAACGGGGATTACGAGGTCTTTACGGAATTAATATAAGACTGGGGCAGGCGGGTACCGCCAAGGTCAAGCCCTTCGGTAATATCAGCAAAGATGACAAGGGTTTGGTTATTCGAGAAATTGTTGAACCGAGCGTAGACATTTTTGAAGAGAACGATGCTGTACTGGTCATAGTAGAAGTTCCCGGAGTGAAGGAAGAAGATTTCCATCTGAAGGTTGACGGGGATATCCTGGTAATTTCCGCTCAAGGAAGTTACAGGCATTACAGGAAAGAGATGCTACTGCCGGTGCCTGTCGACCAGAATGGTATTACCACTGCTTTTAAAAATGGGGTTGTAGAAATCAGGCTGCCCAAAAAGACAGCCGATTCTGGTGAACGGGAAGAGTAA
- a CDS encoding ArsA family ATPase: protein MDHSGNSKLKFFLFSGKGGVGKTTCAAATALHFAEQGKKTLLFSTDPAHSLSDSLGQRLGDEITAVRGIENLAALELNAEKMLEKFKQDYNEEIINMLVTTTYLDEADIDEIYSLPLPGLDEMMGLKQIMDFIEDNAYDLYIWDTAPTGHTLRLLALPELLDVWVKVFARIRWKYKYIVGRFSGKDVHDATDDFFLMLKKLIHRVVRFLRTPARSRFIAVTIPEAMAVNETKRMLRQLNSMQIPVRHLIVNNVIPENNECSFCTARRKEQQKYIALLREEFKQCQIIEVNRLMAEVRGLANLQEFAKYLYQAVV from the coding sequence ATGGATCATTCCGGTAACAGTAAGTTAAAATTCTTCCTGTTTAGCGGTAAAGGCGGGGTAGGCAAAACCACCTGCGCTGCGGCCACCGCCCTTCATTTTGCCGAGCAGGGAAAAAAAACTCTCCTTTTTTCTACAGATCCGGCCCATTCTCTATCAGATAGCCTGGGTCAGCGATTGGGAGACGAAATCACGGCGGTTAGGGGGATCGAAAATCTGGCGGCGTTAGAGCTAAATGCTGAGAAGATGTTGGAAAAGTTTAAACAAGACTATAATGAAGAAATTATTAATATGTTAGTCACCACGACCTATTTAGATGAAGCTGATATTGATGAGATTTACTCGTTGCCTTTACCCGGCTTGGATGAAATGATGGGATTAAAACAAATTATGGATTTTATCGAAGACAATGCCTATGACCTCTATATTTGGGACACGGCCCCTACGGGGCACACCTTGCGGCTACTAGCTTTGCCGGAACTGCTGGATGTATGGGTTAAGGTATTTGCCAGGATTCGTTGGAAATATAAATATATTGTCGGGCGGTTTTCGGGGAAAGACGTACATGATGCCACCGATGACTTCTTTTTAATGTTAAAAAAACTGATCCACAGGGTGGTGCGATTTCTGCGAACGCCGGCCAGGAGCAGGTTTATTGCGGTGACCATTCCGGAGGCCATGGCCGTTAATGAAACGAAACGGATGCTGCGGCAGCTTAACTCTATGCAGATCCCGGTGCGGCACCTGATTGTGAACAACGTAATCCCGGAAAACAATGAATGTAGTTTTTGTACTGCCAGAAGAAAAGAACAGCAAAAATACATTGCTCTACTACGGGAAGAATTTAAGCAGTGTCAGATTATAGAAGTAAACCGGTTAATGGCTGAAGTACGAGGATTGGCAAATTTACAGGAATTTGCCAAATATTTGTACCAGGCTGTGGTTTAG
- a CDS encoding CDC48 family AAA ATPase: protein MNTALKSLRLRVSEALTKDVGRAIARIDPAHMEEINVAVGDIIEIIGGKRTAAKVMPTYPEQRGKGIIQIDGISRENAQVTLGDKVEIRKISVKPAVKVILAPVSAQPRALKQEDTGYIGKLIEGFPLVQGDKVRINLFGFQSQEFLVVDTIPKDVVLVHTGTTVNVKPEEGTGDRGFLVSYEDIGGLHKEIQRIREMIELPLKYPELFNRLGIEAPKGVLLYGPPGTGKTLIARAVANETDAHFFHVNGPEIIHRFYGESEAKLRAIFEEASKKAPSIIFLDEIDAIAPKRETVVGEVEKRVVAQLLGLMDGLESRGQVVVIGATNIPNSLDPALRRPGRFDREIAINIPDKHSRLEILQIHTRGMPLAADVDLKKVSEITHGYVGADLAALCKEAAMVCLRKVLPKIDFSVERIPYELLAELQVTMADFYEALKEVEPSAIREVVAEVPDVHWSDVGGLTEIKQKLMEVVEWPLKYTGLFDYAKIELPKGILLYGPPGTGKTLLAKAVATESGVNFISVKGPELMSKWVGESEKGVREVFKKAKQAAPCIVFFDEIDALVPTRGTGGGDAHVTERVLSQMLTELDGVEELKGVVVLAASNRPELIDPALLRPGRFDLRLELLVPDVDARLEIFQIHTRGKPLAEDVDLVKLAIETEGATGADIQAICNRAALIAVREFLQNRESLSPEDYTAFSIATRHFSAAMEELKLPETDELEDYKGRVLTMEGD from the coding sequence ATAAATACTGCGTTGAAAAGTTTGCGGTTGCGAGTATCTGAAGCCTTGACCAAAGACGTGGGGAGGGCTATCGCTAGGATTGACCCGGCACACATGGAAGAAATCAATGTTGCGGTGGGAGATATCATCGAAATCATCGGCGGCAAACGAACGGCGGCTAAGGTGATGCCTACCTACCCGGAGCAGCGGGGAAAAGGCATCATTCAAATTGACGGGATCAGCCGAGAAAATGCCCAGGTCACCCTGGGGGATAAAGTTGAAATCCGGAAAATCTCCGTAAAACCGGCGGTGAAGGTAATACTAGCGCCTGTCAGCGCCCAGCCCCGCGCGTTAAAGCAAGAGGATACAGGATATATTGGCAAATTAATAGAAGGTTTCCCACTGGTGCAAGGGGATAAAGTTCGGATAAACCTATTTGGCTTCCAGTCTCAGGAGTTTCTGGTGGTAGACACTATTCCGAAAGATGTAGTACTGGTACACACAGGTACTACTGTGAATGTGAAGCCCGAAGAAGGTACGGGTGACAGGGGATTCCTGGTTTCCTATGAGGATATTGGAGGTCTTCATAAAGAGATACAAAGAATTCGCGAGATGATTGAATTACCGTTGAAATACCCGGAGCTTTTTAACAGGCTGGGGATCGAAGCTCCTAAAGGTGTTTTGCTTTACGGACCGCCGGGTACCGGCAAAACTTTGATCGCCCGGGCAGTAGCCAATGAGACAGACGCTCACTTTTTTCATGTTAACGGTCCGGAGATAATTCATCGCTTTTACGGCGAGAGTGAGGCCAAATTACGAGCTATCTTCGAGGAGGCCAGCAAGAAAGCCCCCAGCATTATATTCTTGGATGAAATTGATGCTATTGCCCCCAAACGGGAAACTGTGGTTGGCGAAGTGGAAAAGAGGGTGGTGGCCCAACTTCTGGGTTTAATGGATGGGCTGGAATCCCGAGGCCAGGTGGTAGTTATTGGCGCTACCAATATTCCCAATTCACTGGACCCGGCGCTCAGGCGGCCTGGCCGCTTTGACCGGGAGATTGCCATAAATATACCGGATAAACACAGTCGGCTGGAAATTTTACAGATCCATACCCGGGGCATGCCGTTGGCAGCAGATGTGGACTTGAAAAAAGTGTCAGAAATTACTCATGGATATGTAGGGGCAGACCTGGCGGCTTTGTGTAAAGAGGCGGCCATGGTTTGCTTGCGGAAAGTACTACCCAAAATAGATTTTTCTGTTGAACGCATTCCTTATGAACTGCTGGCGGAGCTACAAGTAACTATGGCTGATTTCTATGAAGCACTGAAAGAGGTGGAACCATCTGCTATCAGAGAAGTTGTAGCTGAAGTTCCCGATGTACACTGGAGTGATGTCGGAGGGCTGACTGAGATTAAACAAAAATTAATGGAGGTAGTTGAATGGCCGTTGAAATATACAGGATTATTTGACTACGCCAAAATTGAGCTGCCGAAAGGAATTCTTCTCTATGGTCCTCCTGGTACGGGAAAAACGTTGCTTGCCAAAGCGGTGGCAACCGAGAGCGGGGTCAATTTCATATCGGTAAAGGGCCCAGAGCTAATGTCTAAATGGGTGGGCGAGTCGGAGAAAGGAGTGCGGGAGGTCTTCAAAAAAGCTAAACAGGCGGCACCATGTATTGTTTTCTTTGATGAAATTGATGCCTTGGTGCCCACCCGGGGTACCGGCGGCGGTGATGCTCATGTTACGGAACGGGTGCTCAGTCAGATGTTAACCGAACTGGACGGGGTGGAGGAACTAAAGGGGGTAGTGGTGCTGGCTGCCAGTAACCGGCCGGAGCTCATTGATCCGGCACTGCTCCGACCGGGTAGGTTTGACCTCCGGCTGGAGCTACTTGTTCCTGATGTTGATGCCCGGTTGGAAATTTTCCAGATTCACACCCGGGGCAAACCATTGGCGGAAGATGTTGACCTGGTTAAGCTGGCTATTGAGACTGAGGGGGCTACGGGGGCTGATATTCAAGCGATATGCAACCGGGCTGCTTTGATAGCTGTTAGAGAATTTCTACAGAACCGCGAAAGCTTAAGCCCGGAGGATTATACTGCGTTTTCAATCGCTACCAGGCATTTTTCTGCCGCCATGGAAGAGCTGAAATTACCGGAAACCGATGAACTGGAGGATTATAAAGGTCGTGTTCTAACTATGGAAGGAGATTGA